TCTTCATTATGCAACTGTAATAGAGGATTGGCCTTAATAGTTCTTATAAAATTTGATTTCCCATAGAAAGGAATGAACCTATGGCTACATATGATTTAATCATTAGAAATGGAAATCTTGTAATGTTTGATTCGATTGTTCAAGGAGATATTGCAATTAAGGAAGGGAAAATTAAAGAAGTGTCCATCGGAAAAAATATTGATGCTATAGCAACAAGAGAAATTAATGTTGAGGGGCAGCACATCCTCCCAGGATTAATTGATACTCATGTTCATTTCAACGAGCCAGGCAGAACTGAGTGGGAAGGTGTTCAAACTGGTAGCAGAAGTTTAGCGGCAGGTGGGGTGACAACCTATTTTGATATGCCATTGAACAGTACACCACCAACGATCAATAAAGAATATTTGGAATTAAAGAGAGCTTGCTCCGAAGAAAAGTCGGTAGTCAATTGCCGCTTTTGGGGTGGGCTTATACCAGAAAATATTGAGAATATTAAGGAACTTGATGAAAATGGAGTAATTGGATTTAAAGCTTTTATGTCACCGAGCGGAATTGTCGATTTCAATCATGTCGATGATATTACGATTTTTAAAGGGATGAGAGAAATTGCCTCTGTAGGCTCACTTTTAGCCGTTCATGCTGAAAGTACAGTCATTTGTGATCAGCTTGCACAAGAAAAACAAAGACAAAATAAAACGACTGCAAAAGACTTCGTAGATTCAAGACCGATAATTTCCGAAATTGAAGCGGTAAGAAGAATAATTTCATATGCAGAAGCTACAGGTTGTAAACTGCATATCGTT
The DNA window shown above is from Peribacillus sp. FSL P2-0133 and carries:
- a CDS encoding allantoinase — translated: MATYDLIIRNGNLVMFDSIVQGDIAIKEGKIKEVSIGKNIDAIATREINVEGQHILPGLIDTHVHFNEPGRTEWEGVQTGSRSLAAGGVTTYFDMPLNSTPPTINKEYLELKRACSEEKSVVNCRFWGGLIPENIENIKELDENGVIGFKAFMSPSGIVDFNHVDDITIFKGMREIASVGSLLAVHAESTVICDQLAQEKQRQNKTTAKDFVDSRPIISEIEAVRRIISYAEATGCKLHIVHASSRKVVDVINQAKQRGLDITVETCPHYLSLTLKDLEEKGGLAKCCPPLRDDEEVEQLWEAVANGEIDVIASDHSPAPPSMKEVINEDFFSAWGGISGAQSTLNIMLTEGHFNRNLPLGKIVELTSTNPAKLFGLYPHKGIIAVDSDADLAIVDLNRSFELKKENLFYRHQQSPYVGRTFKGQVTTTIVNGAIVFENGSITTVEKIKI